The following are encoded together in the bacterium genome:
- a CDS encoding ribbon-helix-helix domain-containing protein translates to MPKTKIAIALNPAVLARLDGLVIEAGFPSRSQAVEAAIEEKLERLERTQLARECAKLDPAYEKAMAEEGLNEDLAEWPTY, encoded by the coding sequence ATGCCAAAAACCAAGATCGCCATCGCGCTTAATCCCGCAGTTCTCGCCCGTCTCGACGGGCTTGTGATCGAAGCAGGCTTCCCAAGCCGCAGCCAAGCTGTGGAAGCGGCCATCGAAGAGAAGTTAGAGCGTCTTGAGCGAACACAGCTGGCGCGGGAATGCGCCAAGCTGGACCCGGCCTACGAAAAAGCCATGGCTGAGGAAGGCCTGAACGAGGATCTGGCAGAATGGCCCACCTACTGA